The following are encoded in a window of Saccharothrix longispora genomic DNA:
- a CDS encoding SAM-dependent methyltransferase: MTDQDDSRVIPTSSAIDTTIPSVARAYDAALGGKDNYEIDRQLLAQLNAAVPEVASIAVTNRKFLIRAVRYLAVNAGVQQFLDCGSGLPTAENTHQVAQRLDSDAVVVYVDNDPVVLAHGRALLEENDNTAFIAADIFDPPQVLDHEVVRSKIDFTRPIALMQVATLHHHPDPDPRTAVEVMRRYVEALPSGSYVVFSHFFDPEDENSEVARRVQGILNSSINRGYFRTRDEIMPMLDGLQLLDPGLVVADEWWPDGPRTTLPAAGHCIVAALGVKP; encoded by the coding sequence ATGACCGACCAGGACGACAGCAGGGTGATCCCGACGTCATCCGCCATCGACACCACGATCCCGAGCGTGGCCAGGGCCTACGACGCGGCGTTGGGCGGCAAGGACAACTACGAGATCGACCGCCAACTCCTCGCCCAGCTCAACGCCGCCGTCCCCGAGGTCGCGAGCATCGCGGTGACCAACCGCAAGTTCCTCATCCGCGCCGTCCGCTACCTCGCGGTGAACGCGGGCGTGCAGCAGTTCCTGGACTGCGGGTCGGGCCTGCCCACCGCCGAGAACACCCACCAGGTCGCGCAGCGCCTCGACTCCGACGCCGTCGTGGTGTACGTGGACAACGACCCCGTGGTCCTCGCGCACGGCCGCGCGCTGCTGGAGGAGAACGACAACACCGCCTTCATCGCCGCCGACATCTTCGACCCGCCGCAGGTGCTCGACCACGAGGTGGTGCGATCCAAGATCGACTTCACCCGTCCGATCGCGCTCATGCAGGTCGCGACCCTGCACCACCACCCCGACCCGGACCCCCGGACCGCGGTGGAGGTCATGCGGCGCTACGTCGAGGCGCTGCCGTCCGGCTCGTACGTGGTCTTCAGCCACTTCTTCGACCCGGAGGACGAGAACAGCGAGGTCGCGCGCCGCGTCCAGGGAATCCTCAACAGCAGCATCAACCGCGGCTACTTCCGCACCCGCGACGAGATCATGCCGATGCTCGACGGCCTGCAACTGCTCGACCCCGGCCTGGTCGTCGCGGACGAGTGGTGGCCGGACGGACCGCGCACCACCCTCCCCGCGGCCGGTCACTGCATCGTCGCCGCGCTCGGCGTGAAGCCCTGA
- a CDS encoding glycosyltransferase, giving the protein MRILFSSLGSHGHAYPLLPLAIAAREVGHDVTFATTSPFERAVTAHGIDHVANGMDMLAAFDLADAGPAARKAPDFRPERVSRVFGSILPRSHAADLAPVIADRKPDLVVHELANPGAGLAARVADVPAVCHSFGRMWRPTGPPEVLRAHLAEVAAELGVDLPDGDLMSLGNPYLDICPPSVQDPELPVPPALVVPLRPVPFSEPGELPPWVREHRDPLVYLTFGTAFGDPRVLRTAIAGLAALGTRVIVSTGPSVAVGALGETPDNVLVLPWLPHADLLPHVDLVVHHGGAGTTMGTFATGVPHLVLPQGADQFSNADVVTSAGLGDQVLPADLTAEVVAAKARRLLTDEAVLDAVRTMAEEVAAMPSPHDVALVLPEYT; this is encoded by the coding sequence GTGCGAATCCTCTTCTCGAGCCTCGGCTCACACGGACACGCCTATCCCCTCCTGCCGCTGGCGATCGCCGCCCGGGAGGTGGGCCACGACGTCACGTTCGCGACCACGTCGCCGTTCGAGCGCGCCGTGACCGCGCACGGCATCGACCACGTCGCCAACGGCATGGACATGCTCGCGGCGTTCGACCTCGCCGACGCGGGCCCCGCGGCCCGCAAGGCGCCCGATTTCCGGCCCGAGCGGGTGTCACGGGTGTTCGGCTCCATCCTGCCGCGCAGCCACGCCGCCGACCTGGCGCCGGTCATCGCCGACCGCAAACCCGACCTGGTCGTGCACGAGCTGGCCAACCCCGGCGCGGGACTGGCCGCGAGGGTCGCGGACGTGCCCGCGGTGTGCCACTCGTTCGGGCGGATGTGGCGGCCGACAGGACCTCCCGAGGTCTTGCGCGCCCACCTGGCGGAGGTCGCCGCGGAGCTGGGCGTCGACCTGCCCGACGGCGACCTCATGTCCCTGGGCAACCCCTACCTCGACATCTGCCCGCCGTCGGTGCAGGACCCGGAGCTACCGGTGCCGCCGGCCCTCGTCGTCCCGCTGCGGCCGGTGCCGTTCTCCGAGCCGGGCGAGCTGCCGCCGTGGGTGCGCGAGCACCGCGATCCGCTGGTGTACCTGACGTTCGGCACCGCGTTCGGCGACCCCCGGGTGCTGCGCACCGCCATCGCCGGCCTGGCCGCGCTCGGCACGCGGGTGATCGTGTCCACCGGTCCGAGCGTCGCGGTGGGCGCGCTGGGCGAGACGCCGGACAACGTGCTCGTGCTGCCGTGGTTGCCGCACGCCGACCTCCTGCCGCACGTGGACCTCGTGGTGCACCACGGCGGCGCCGGCACCACGATGGGCACGTTCGCCACGGGCGTGCCGCACCTGGTCCTGCCGCAGGGGGCGGACCAGTTCAGCAACGCCGACGTGGTGACCTCCGCCGGGCTCGGCGACCAGGTGCTCCCCGCCGACCTCACCGCCGAGGTGGTCGCGGCCAAAGCACGCCGCCTGCTCACCGACGAAGCGGTGCTCGACGCGGTCAGGACGATGGCCGAGGAGGTGGCGGCCATGCCGTCACCGCACGACGTGGCGCTCGTCCTGCCCGAGTACACCTGA
- a CDS encoding YciI family protein — protein MPKFMTIGYGDQEGYDRTDASVLDEAHAHDAHLRATGGTTGIAGAPVQVRNHDGAGTTAESGPFLSSALPVAGFAVIEAATLEEAVRIASKTPCAVAHGVVEVWPLREAP, from the coding sequence ATGCCGAAGTTCATGACCATCGGGTACGGGGACCAGGAGGGGTACGACCGCACCGACGCGTCCGTGCTCGACGAGGCGCACGCCCACGACGCCCACCTGCGCGCGACGGGGGGAACCACGGGGATCGCCGGCGCGCCCGTGCAGGTGCGGAACCACGACGGCGCCGGCACGACCGCGGAGAGCGGACCTTTCCTGTCCTCGGCCCTCCCGGTCGCCGGGTTCGCGGTCATCGAGGCGGCCACGCTGGAGGAGGCCGTCCGGATCGCGTCGAAGACCCCGTGCGCGGTCGCGCACGGCGTCGTCGAGGTCTGGCCGCTGCGGGAGGCGCCGTAG
- a CDS encoding DUF4190 domain-containing protein — protein sequence MALVVAERGSMGWERPPEHHRETIGQTDVLPVVALVTAFFLPPLGVVLGVLATREARRHGGGRGLAVTAVVVGALASLVWLISVVMPEKFAHVVFVLFQ from the coding sequence GTGGCACTCGTCGTCGCGGAGAGGGGTTCGATGGGGTGGGAACGGCCTCCCGAGCATCACCGGGAAACGATCGGGCAGACCGATGTCCTGCCGGTGGTCGCGCTGGTCACGGCGTTCTTCCTCCCACCGCTGGGGGTCGTGCTGGGAGTGCTGGCGACCCGCGAGGCGCGTCGACACGGTGGTGGGCGAGGTCTGGCGGTGACAGCGGTCGTCGTCGGCGCGCTGGCGTCCCTCGTCTGGCTGATTTCCGTCGTGATGCCGGAGAAGTTCGCCCACGTCGTCTTCGTGCTCTTCCAGTGA
- a CDS encoding GlsB/YeaQ/YmgE family stress response membrane protein, protein MGILGWIVLGLIAGAIAKAVMPGKDPGGIVITMLLGIVGAILGGFIGRAIFGSDIGSFFDLSTWLLAILGSLIVLGIYHVVTKRSHRAHR, encoded by the coding sequence GTGGGCATCCTGGGTTGGATCGTTCTGGGTCTCATCGCCGGCGCCATCGCCAAAGCCGTCATGCCCGGCAAGGACCCGGGCGGCATCGTCATCACCATGCTGCTCGGCATCGTCGGCGCCATCCTCGGCGGGTTCATCGGCCGCGCGATCTTCGGCTCCGACATCGGCAGCTTCTTCGACCTGAGCACCTGGCTGCTGGCCATCCTCGGCTCGCTGATCGTGCTCGGCATCTACCACGTCGTCACCAAGCGGAGCCACCGCGCCCACCGCTGA
- a CDS encoding GNAT family N-acetyltransferase: MEIRSTTEQDRDVFVDTLLAAFARFPEPPAEDGGGTWWSALEMDRGLLAVTADGRPVGTAAAYSFELTLPGGVVVPTSGVSAVGVLPTHRRRGVLSAMMRHQLAELRARGEFLSVLLASEATIYRRFGYGPATHTQRLTVQRHRAAPALPRAATAAQDPGSVELLRRADCGPVMEEVYDRYRRAQPGALSRPHRWWALGAGQSPTARTPRHVAVHRDADGVPDGYASYSLDPPDTLVVDETVTTDDVASATLARFVLEHDLVARVVFQHCPPDHPLRWQLADLRAGQLGDDKDWLWVRLLDVPRALTTRGWFADGELVLDVDDPFQGERGRHLLTVRGGEAACVPTDREPDLSLDVSDLGSVYLGGTTPSTLVRAGHIRAHHPGAAARADALFRAERPPHCLHWF, translated from the coding sequence ATGGAGATCCGTTCCACGACCGAGCAGGACCGCGACGTCTTCGTCGACACGCTCCTCGCCGCGTTCGCGCGCTTCCCGGAACCCCCGGCCGAGGACGGTGGCGGGACCTGGTGGTCGGCTCTGGAGATGGACCGCGGCCTGCTCGCCGTGACGGCGGACGGGCGGCCCGTCGGCACCGCCGCCGCGTACTCCTTCGAACTCACCCTGCCCGGCGGGGTGGTCGTCCCGACCTCGGGGGTGAGCGCCGTCGGCGTCCTGCCCACGCACCGGCGTCGGGGCGTGCTCAGCGCGATGATGCGGCACCAGCTCGCGGAGCTGAGGGCACGCGGCGAGTTCCTGTCCGTGCTGCTGGCCAGCGAGGCCACGATCTACCGCAGGTTCGGCTACGGGCCCGCGACCCACACGCAGCGGCTGACCGTGCAGCGCCACCGGGCCGCCCCGGCCCTCCCGCGCGCGGCGACCGCTGCCCAGGACCCCGGCTCGGTCGAGCTGCTGCGGCGTGCCGACTGCGGCCCGGTCATGGAAGAGGTCTACGACCGGTACCGCCGCGCGCAGCCCGGCGCGCTGTCCCGCCCGCACCGCTGGTGGGCGCTGGGCGCCGGGCAGTCCCCGACCGCCCGGACGCCGCGCCACGTCGCCGTCCACCGCGACGCCGACGGCGTGCCCGACGGGTACGCGAGCTACTCGCTCGACCCGCCCGACACCCTGGTCGTCGACGAGACCGTCACCACCGACGACGTCGCCTCCGCGACGCTGGCCCGGTTCGTGCTGGAGCACGACCTGGTCGCCCGGGTCGTGTTCCAGCACTGCCCGCCCGACCACCCGCTGCGCTGGCAGCTGGCGGACCTCCGCGCCGGGCAGCTGGGCGATGACAAGGACTGGCTCTGGGTCCGGCTGCTCGACGTCCCGCGCGCCCTGACCACCCGCGGGTGGTTCGCCGACGGCGAGCTGGTCCTCGACGTGGACGACCCGTTCCAGGGGGAACGCGGCCGTCACCTGCTCACCGTCCGGGGAGGCGAGGCGGCCTGCGTCCCGACGGACCGGGAGCCCGACCTGTCCCTGGACGTGAGCGACCTCGGCTCGGTCTACCTGGGCGGCACCACGCCGAGCACCCTCGTGCGCGCCGGGCACATCCGCGCCCACCACCCGGGAGCGGCCGCCCGCGCCGACGCCCTCTTCCGCGCCGAACGCCCACCGCACTGCCTGCACTGGTTCTGA
- a CDS encoding AraC family transcriptional regulator, which yields MDAFSDLIRGVRAHGSLFGSSTLAPPWNLHFVDGAPLTLCTVLTGEGWIVPEGRPPEPLRARETIVVRGPATFAFVDEVGTGAEPVSCGEHCATPDQGGTRYRLGWNDTGCAAGGDGTTLIVGAYPVRGEISRRLLDALPVVLRVDAGGTGDPVLDHLAAEVAVDAPGQQVVLDRLLDWMLVCTLREWFDRPDGRPPAWWAAQRDPVVGDALRLLHAEPAAPWTVAALAGRTGVSRATLAKRFTDLVGEPPLTYLTRWRMTLAADLLVEREAATIADIARTVGYANPFGFSAAFKRVRGTNPSEFRRAATAPVTRVGSDA from the coding sequence GTGGACGCGTTCAGTGACCTGATCCGCGGGGTGCGGGCCCACGGCTCGCTGTTCGGCAGCTCGACCCTGGCCCCGCCCTGGAACCTGCACTTCGTGGACGGCGCGCCGCTGACCCTGTGCACCGTCCTCACCGGGGAGGGCTGGATCGTGCCCGAGGGCCGCCCACCCGAACCGCTCCGCGCCCGCGAGACGATCGTCGTGCGCGGCCCCGCGACGTTCGCCTTCGTCGACGAGGTCGGCACCGGCGCCGAACCGGTCTCGTGCGGCGAGCACTGCGCGACGCCCGACCAGGGCGGCACCCGCTACCGGCTGGGCTGGAACGACACCGGGTGCGCCGCCGGCGGAGACGGGACGACCCTGATCGTCGGCGCCTACCCGGTGCGCGGCGAGATCAGCCGCCGCCTGCTCGACGCGCTGCCCGTGGTGCTCCGCGTGGACGCCGGCGGCACGGGCGACCCCGTGCTGGACCACCTCGCCGCCGAGGTCGCCGTCGACGCCCCGGGCCAGCAGGTGGTGCTGGACCGGCTGCTGGACTGGATGCTGGTCTGCACGCTGCGCGAGTGGTTCGACCGGCCGGACGGCCGCCCGCCCGCCTGGTGGGCGGCCCAGCGGGACCCGGTGGTCGGTGACGCGCTGCGCCTGCTGCACGCCGAACCGGCGGCGCCGTGGACGGTCGCCGCGCTGGCCGGCCGCACCGGGGTGTCGCGCGCGACGCTGGCCAAGCGGTTCACCGACCTGGTCGGCGAACCGCCGCTGACCTACCTGACCCGCTGGCGCATGACGCTCGCGGCGGACCTGCTGGTCGAGCGGGAGGCGGCGACGATCGCCGACATCGCCCGCACCGTGGGGTACGCCAACCCGTTCGGGTTCAGCGCGGCGTTCAAGCGGGTCCGGGGCACCAACCCGAGCGAGTTCCGGCGCGCGGCGACCGCCCCGGTCACCCGGGTCGGCTCCGACGCCTGA
- a CDS encoding NAD(P)H-binding protein, with product MNNGTTLVLGATGKTGRRVAARLRLRGTPVRTASRSSPTRFDWADPDGWDEVLRDVAAVYVVAPPVPGPVHGFVARAEAAGVRRLVLLSGRGADTWGDSDFGRDMRSAEDAVRGSALEWTVLRASNFDQNFDEDLFHAPLVAGELALPADAVPEPFVDVEDVAEVAATVLGEGGRHAGRVYELTGPRAVTFGEAVELISRASGRPVTYRRTSPAEYAASLVGAGWGEDDAHHVAEMFVLMERGLLAATTDDVATVLGRAPRSFEDYVVRAAAAGAWG from the coding sequence ATGAACAACGGCACCACTCTCGTCCTCGGCGCGACCGGCAAGACGGGCCGGCGGGTCGCCGCCCGGTTGCGGTTGCGCGGCACGCCGGTGCGCACCGCCTCCCGGTCGAGCCCGACCCGCTTCGACTGGGCCGACCCCGACGGCTGGGACGAGGTCCTGCGGGACGTCGCCGCCGTCTACGTGGTGGCCCCGCCCGTGCCGGGCCCGGTGCACGGGTTCGTGGCCCGCGCCGAGGCAGCCGGGGTGCGGCGGCTGGTCCTGCTCTCCGGGCGTGGCGCCGACACCTGGGGCGACTCCGACTTCGGGCGGGACATGCGCTCGGCGGAGGACGCCGTGCGCGGCTCGGCGCTGGAGTGGACCGTCCTGCGCGCGTCGAACTTCGACCAGAACTTCGACGAGGACCTCTTCCACGCCCCTCTGGTCGCCGGGGAGCTGGCGCTCCCGGCCGACGCGGTGCCCGAGCCGTTCGTCGACGTCGAGGACGTCGCCGAGGTCGCGGCCACCGTGCTGGGCGAGGGCGGACGGCACGCCGGACGGGTCTACGAGCTGACCGGGCCGCGTGCCGTCACCTTCGGCGAGGCCGTCGAGCTGATCTCGCGGGCGTCCGGGCGGCCCGTCACCTACCGGCGGACCTCTCCTGCCGAGTACGCCGCGTCCCTGGTCGGGGCGGGCTGGGGCGAGGACGACGCGCACCACGTCGCCGAGATGTTCGTGCTGATGGAACGCGGGTTGCTCGCCGCGACGACGGACGACGTCGCCACCGTGCTGGGACGGGCGCCCCGGTCCTTCGAGGACTACGTCGTGCGGGCCGCGGCGGCGGGGGCCTGGGGATGA
- a CDS encoding pyridoxamine 5'-phosphate oxidase family protein has product MSTGTSALTAEDLEFLRRPLHGFLSVAGGPTPPQPRPVWFEVTAGGAVQLFTSPDAVKVRRLRRDPRASIVVAAPVGERERWLSVAGRVTVEPDGAHDLCARLAARYWDLDDPARAGDLAGLSAEDWVRLVLHPETVRRYVS; this is encoded by the coding sequence ATGAGCACCGGCACCAGTGCGCTGACCGCGGAGGACCTGGAGTTCCTCCGACGCCCCCTGCACGGCTTCCTGTCCGTGGCCGGGGGACCCACCCCGCCCCAACCCCGACCGGTGTGGTTCGAGGTCACCGCCGGGGGCGCGGTGCAGCTCTTCACGAGCCCGGACGCGGTCAAGGTGCGCCGCCTGCGCCGCGACCCGCGCGCCTCGATCGTCGTCGCCGCTCCGGTGGGTGAGCGCGAGCGCTGGTTGTCGGTCGCCGGTCGCGTCACCGTGGAGCCCGACGGGGCGCACGACCTGTGCGCCCGCCTGGCCGCCCGCTACTGGGACCTCGACGACCCGGCCCGCGCCGGCGACCTCGCCGGGCTGTCCGCCGAGGACTGGGTCCGCCTCGTCCTCCACCCGGAGACCGTGCGCCGCTACGTGAGCTGA
- a CDS encoding extracellular catalytic domain type 1 short-chain-length polyhydroxyalkanoate depolymerase, with product MKITRSLVLAAAASLAVAGLATTAPPPASAATLTEVTGFGDNPGGMRMHVYVPDSRPANPGIVVAMHGCGGSGPGFYSGSEFASLADRHGFVVVYPSAEQQAGFGKCFDTWSDAAKRRGGGSDPVSIVSMVNYVQQRYGGDPNRVYATGSSSGGMMTNHMLALYPDVFKAGAAFMGVPFNCFANAADYPPGSSRCTGGGGANRTPQQWGDAVRQAYPGYTGTRPRVQLWHGTNDTLVPYSLLQEAIEQWTDVFGLSQTPTSTDTPQTNWNRRRYNDASGTTRVEAYSVQGAGHSLPSAGMAARAIAFFGLDGTGGPTSTTTTTTTTTTTTTTTTTTTPAPGGCTASVSLNSWTGGFVATVKVVAGASALRGWTVTTPLPTGTTVTNAWGARRSGSSGTVDWTNVDYNGSVPAGRSVEFGFQGTGTGTGITPTCVAS from the coding sequence ATGAAGATCACCCGAAGTCTCGTGCTCGCCGCAGCCGCGTCACTGGCCGTGGCCGGTCTCGCGACCACGGCGCCCCCACCCGCCTCCGCGGCGACGTTGACCGAGGTCACGGGCTTCGGCGACAACCCGGGCGGGATGCGCATGCACGTCTACGTGCCGGACTCCCGCCCGGCCAACCCCGGGATCGTGGTCGCCATGCACGGCTGCGGTGGTTCGGGTCCCGGCTTCTACTCGGGCAGCGAGTTCGCCTCGCTGGCCGACCGGCACGGGTTCGTCGTCGTCTACCCCAGCGCCGAGCAGCAGGCCGGGTTCGGCAAGTGCTTCGACACCTGGTCCGACGCGGCCAAGCGCCGCGGCGGCGGCAGCGACCCGGTCTCGATCGTGTCGATGGTGAACTACGTCCAGCAGCGCTACGGCGGCGACCCGAACCGCGTCTACGCCACCGGCTCGTCCTCCGGCGGCATGATGACCAACCACATGCTCGCCCTGTACCCGGACGTGTTCAAGGCCGGCGCGGCCTTCATGGGCGTTCCCTTCAACTGCTTCGCGAACGCCGCCGACTACCCGCCCGGCAGCAGCAGGTGCACGGGCGGCGGGGGCGCGAACCGCACCCCGCAGCAGTGGGGCGACGCGGTGCGGCAGGCGTACCCCGGCTACACCGGCACGCGCCCGCGCGTCCAGCTCTGGCACGGCACGAACGACACCCTCGTGCCGTACTCGCTGCTCCAGGAAGCGATCGAGCAGTGGACCGACGTGTTCGGCCTGAGCCAGACGCCGACGTCCACCGACACCCCGCAGACCAACTGGAACCGCCGCCGCTACAACGACGCCTCCGGCACCACCCGGGTCGAGGCGTACAGCGTCCAGGGCGCCGGGCACAGCCTGCCGTCCGCGGGGATGGCCGCGCGCGCCATCGCCTTCTTCGGCCTGGACGGGACCGGCGGCCCCACCTCGACGACCACGACCACCACGACGACGACCACGACCACGACGACCACCACGACCACCACGCCCGCTCCGGGTGGTTGCACCGCCTCGGTGTCGCTGAACTCGTGGACCGGTGGGTTCGTGGCGACGGTGAAGGTGGTCGCCGGGGCCTCGGCGCTGCGCGGCTGGACGGTCACCACGCCCCTGCCCACCGGCACGACGGTGACCAACGCCTGGGGCGCCAGGCGCAGCGGCAGCAGCGGCACGGTCGACTGGACCAACGTCGACTACAACGGCTCCGTCCCCGCCGGTCGTTCGGTGGAGTTCGGCTTCCAGGGAACCGGCACCGGCACCGGCATCACGCCGACCTGCGTCGCGAGCTGA
- a CDS encoding PaaX family transcriptional regulator, with protein MTSPYDIEEIFPDDAAGPVRLPRRQSGNSPQGLAVTLLADYTLRTRAWLPSAAIVALLAEAGVTSAGARTAISRLSRRGVLEGSKRGRNSSYRLSRSAAAVLSAGGRAIASSDAGAGTWDEHWTLIAFSLPQDEVARRRELRSRLRWLGYAPLYDGLWISPHDLTEQAKKHLVELTFGAVTVFRARHVDLDAVIHRNPLDAWDTAAVAEQYEVFIGRWSPLLDRVRGTGVTGADAVRARTEVMDTYRRLPYLDPRLPARLLPADWLREPARDLFAAVYDGLAAPAEDYVRAVAGRFTTEPLDDIRAHTIADLVTGLQESHSPSRTGGAP; from the coding sequence GTGACTAGCCCTTACGACATCGAGGAGATCTTCCCGGACGACGCCGCGGGGCCGGTCCGGCTCCCCCGGCGGCAGTCCGGCAACTCCCCGCAGGGCCTGGCGGTGACGCTGCTGGCGGACTACACGCTGCGCACCCGGGCCTGGCTGCCGTCGGCGGCCATCGTGGCACTGCTCGCCGAGGCCGGGGTGACCAGCGCCGGCGCCCGGACGGCCATCAGCCGACTCTCCCGCCGCGGCGTGCTGGAGGGCAGCAAGCGGGGCCGCAACAGCTCCTACCGGTTGAGCCGGTCCGCCGCCGCCGTCCTGTCCGCGGGCGGCCGGGCGATCGCCTCCTCCGACGCCGGGGCGGGGACGTGGGACGAGCACTGGACGCTGATCGCGTTCTCGCTCCCCCAGGACGAGGTCGCCCGGCGGCGGGAACTCCGCAGCCGCCTGCGCTGGCTCGGGTACGCCCCGCTGTACGACGGCCTCTGGATCTCGCCGCACGACCTCACCGAGCAGGCGAAGAAGCACCTCGTCGAACTCACCTTCGGCGCGGTCACGGTCTTCCGCGCCAGGCACGTCGACCTCGACGCGGTGATCCACCGCAACCCGCTCGACGCCTGGGACACGGCGGCCGTCGCCGAGCAGTACGAGGTGTTCATCGGGCGCTGGAGCCCGCTGCTCGACCGCGTGCGCGGCACCGGGGTCACCGGCGCCGACGCGGTCCGCGCCCGCACCGAGGTCATGGACACCTACCGCCGCCTGCCCTACCTCGATCCCCGGCTGCCCGCGAGGCTCCTCCCCGCCGACTGGCTCCGCGAACCCGCCCGCGACCTGTTCGCCGCCGTCTACGACGGTCTCGCCGCCCCGGCCGAGGACTACGTGCGCGCCGTCGCGGGCCGCTTCACCACCGAGCCGCTCGACGACATCCGGGCGCACACCATCGCCGACCTCGTCACCGGCCTCCAGGAGAGCCACTCGCCGAGCCGGACCGGCGGGGCGCCCTAG
- a CDS encoding LacI family DNA-binding transcriptional regulator, whose amino-acid sequence MGDVARLARVSHQTVSRVLNGHPHVRQQTRLRVRAAIEELGYRPSEVARALVTGRSRFIGVVAHDSTLYGPASLLAAFEQAAAEAGFVVTALRADVRDRVSVSRALEWHRGRQVAGIVVIAPTAPVHDAVDTVRSGTPLVMVDGDPGRSTPTVTVDQVAGAAAATRHLLDAGHRTVWHVSGPPDWFDSAGRVLGWRSVLEGAGREVPPVVPAGWSAASGYRAGRELALMPDVTAVFAANDHLALGILRAMHERGRRVPRDVSVVGFDDVPEAAHFIPPLTTVRPDFDAVARDALALLLAQAGGGAAGDVPRSREPMLVPRDSVRPPAN is encoded by the coding sequence ATGGGTGACGTCGCCCGGCTGGCCCGGGTGTCGCACCAGACGGTGTCACGGGTGCTCAACGGGCACCCGCACGTCCGGCAGCAGACGCGGTTGCGGGTCCGGGCGGCGATCGAGGAGTTGGGTTACCGGCCCAGCGAGGTGGCCCGCGCCCTGGTGACGGGCCGTTCGCGGTTCATCGGGGTGGTGGCGCACGACTCCACCCTGTACGGGCCGGCCTCGCTGCTCGCGGCCTTCGAGCAGGCGGCGGCCGAGGCGGGGTTCGTGGTCACGGCCCTGCGGGCGGACGTCCGGGACCGGGTGTCCGTGTCCAGGGCGCTGGAGTGGCACCGCGGCCGGCAGGTGGCGGGCATCGTCGTCATCGCGCCCACGGCACCGGTGCACGACGCGGTCGACACCGTCCGGTCCGGGACGCCGCTGGTGATGGTGGACGGCGACCCGGGGCGCTCGACGCCGACGGTCACCGTCGACCAGGTGGCCGGGGCCGCCGCGGCGACCCGTCACCTGCTCGACGCCGGGCACCGGACCGTGTGGCACGTCTCCGGCCCGCCGGACTGGTTCGACAGCGCGGGCCGCGTCCTCGGCTGGCGGTCGGTCCTGGAGGGCGCGGGGCGCGAGGTGCCGCCGGTCGTGCCCGCGGGGTGGAGCGCCGCGTCCGGGTACCGGGCGGGCCGGGAACTGGCGCTGATGCCCGACGTGACGGCCGTGTTCGCGGCGAACGACCACCTGGCGCTGGGCATCCTCCGCGCGATGCACGAGCGGGGCAGGCGGGTGCCGCGCGACGTGAGCGTGGTGGGCTTCGACGACGTGCCCGAGGCCGCCCACTTCATCCCGCCGCTGACCACCGTCCGCCCCGACTTCGACGCCGTGGCCCGCGATGCCCTGGCCCTGCTGCTGGCCCAGGCCGGCGGAGGTGCGGCGGGGGACGTCCCGCGCAGTCGCGAGCCGATGCTCGTGCCGCGCGACAGCGTGCGACCACCGGCGAACTAG